In Lacrimispora indolis DSM 755, a genomic segment contains:
- a CDS encoding V4R domain-containing protein: MRYESKPSHFTWKSLGNVDEGRKNLGSDMPVIVYRLLQYTLKDVLAREYDEETASRLYWAAGHLAGKELAKNVLDLSGDFDFFIANLTNKLKELKIGILRIEKVDMDSLSFTLTVSEDLDCSGLPISGKTVCDYDEGFIAGILETYSGYQFEVKEIDCWSTGDRTCRFVAESRR; this comes from the coding sequence ATGCGTTATGAAAGTAAACCGTCTCATTTCACCTGGAAGAGCCTTGGCAATGTTGATGAAGGAAGGAAAAATCTGGGCTCCGATATGCCGGTAATTGTCTACCGTCTGCTGCAATATACCTTAAAAGACGTTTTGGCTCGTGAATATGACGAAGAGACCGCCAGCCGCCTGTATTGGGCTGCCGGGCATCTGGCCGGCAAGGAGCTGGCAAAAAACGTGCTGGATCTTTCCGGCGATTTTGATTTCTTCATCGCCAACTTAACGAATAAGCTGAAGGAGCTGAAAATCGGTATCCTGCGCATTGAAAAGGTGGATATGGACTCCCTTTCATTCACTTTGACAGTATCAGAAGACTTAGACTGCTCCGGCCTCCCAATTTCCGGAAAGACCGTATGTGACTATGACGAGGGTTTTATTGCGGGCATTCTGGAGACCTACAGCGGATACCAGTTTGAAGTCAAAGAGATTGACTGCTGGTCTACCGGGGACAGGACCTGCCGGTTTGTGGCTGAAAGCCGGAGATAA
- a CDS encoding DUF1848 domain-containing protein, protein MILSVSRRTDIPQFYPDWFFNRLKEGFLYVKNPMNSRQISRIDLSPAQVELIVFWTKNPEPMMERIRELGDIPYYIQFTLTGYGADVEPGLPDKKHMIDVFKKTAEQVGRERMVWRYDPIFLNSRYREEYHLRAFEEIANGVCGSGEKVVISFLDKYGKTERNMKGIPAEELDEEGMKKLGGKLAAIAGTFGLRIEACAEKTDLSSVGVARGSCIDPVMAEQLLGGPVCRRKDKNQRMECGCLESVEVGTYDTCLAGCKYCYANDSVEAVKRKSALYDVNSPLLCGKVEEGDKISLRKGRPVREYPILPFL, encoded by the coding sequence ATGATACTCAGTGTCAGCAGGCGGACGGATATTCCTCAGTTTTATCCGGACTGGTTTTTTAACAGATTAAAAGAAGGGTTTCTTTACGTGAAAAACCCCATGAACAGCCGCCAGATCAGCCGGATCGACCTTTCTCCCGCGCAGGTGGAGCTGATTGTATTCTGGACGAAAAACCCGGAGCCAATGATGGAACGGATCCGGGAATTGGGAGATATCCCGTATTATATCCAGTTCACCCTGACCGGATATGGGGCAGATGTGGAGCCTGGACTGCCGGATAAAAAGCATATGATCGATGTTTTCAAAAAAACGGCGGAACAGGTAGGAAGGGAACGCATGGTCTGGAGGTATGATCCCATATTCCTTAACAGCCGGTACAGGGAGGAATACCATCTGCGGGCCTTTGAGGAGATAGCAAACGGCGTGTGCGGCAGCGGGGAAAAGGTTGTCATCAGCTTTCTGGATAAGTATGGTAAAACGGAACGCAACATGAAGGGAATCCCGGCAGAAGAACTGGATGAAGAAGGGATGAAGAAACTGGGCGGAAAGCTGGCCGCCATTGCAGGAACTTTCGGGCTCAGGATCGAAGCATGTGCGGAAAAAACAGATTTAAGCTCTGTGGGAGTTGCCAGGGGAAGCTGCATTGATCCCGTTATGGCGGAACAGTTACTGGGCGGCCCGGTATGCAGGAGAAAGGATAAAAACCAGAGAATGGAATGCGGCTGCTTGGAAAGCGTTGAGGTGGGAACTTATGACACCTGTCTGGCCGGGTGCAAGTATTGTTATGCCAATGACAGCGTGGAGGCAGTAAAGAGAAAGTCCGCTTTATATGATGTGAACAGTCCTCTGCTCTGCGGAAAGGTGGAGGAAGGAGATAAGATCTCGCTGCGGAAAGGAAGGCCTGTCCGGGAGTATCCCATACTCCCCTTCCTGTAA
- a CDS encoding MBL fold metallo-hydrolase, whose translation MYELNQVSANSYYVQSPAKIGIVKLNDTDVCLIDSGSDKDAGRKVRQILDANGWRLTAIYNTHSNADHIGGNKYLQNQTGCKIYAPGIECDFTNHTLLEPSFLYGGCPPKDLRHKFLMAQESNSEYLTETVLPKCMSIIRLPGHFFDMVGFRNMDDVVYLADCLSSKETLEKYQIGFIYDVSAYLDTLEMVKTLKAKVFVPAHAEVTDNIAPLAQINIDKVHEIADQILEICKEPVIFEKVLQQLFNTYCLEMTFEQYVLVGSTVRSYLSWLKDTGRIGVIFENGQLLWNGIP comes from the coding sequence ATGTACGAGCTGAATCAGGTTAGCGCAAATAGTTATTATGTTCAAAGTCCTGCAAAGATCGGCATTGTTAAGCTTAACGATACAGATGTCTGCCTTATTGACAGTGGGAGTGATAAGGATGCAGGGCGAAAAGTCCGGCAGATTCTGGACGCCAATGGCTGGCGGCTGACAGCAATCTATAATACTCATTCCAATGCTGATCATATTGGCGGCAATAAGTATTTGCAGAATCAAACGGGATGCAAAATTTATGCTCCGGGTATTGAATGTGACTTTACAAATCATACGCTCCTTGAGCCCTCTTTTTTATATGGCGGGTGTCCTCCAAAGGACTTGCGGCACAAATTCCTCATGGCGCAGGAAAGCAATTCAGAATATCTTACTGAAACTGTTCTTCCAAAGTGCATGAGCATTATTCGCCTTCCTGGTCATTTCTTTGATATGGTAGGCTTTCGGAATATGGATGACGTGGTTTATTTGGCAGACTGCCTATCAAGCAAGGAAACACTGGAAAAATACCAGATCGGATTTATCTATGATGTATCCGCTTATCTTGACACCCTGGAAATGGTGAAGACATTAAAAGCAAAGGTTTTCGTACCTGCTCACGCAGAAGTAACGGACAACATTGCCCCGCTGGCTCAGATTAACATTGACAAGGTTCATGAAATAGCGGATCAGATCCTTGAGATCTGTAAAGAGCCGGTTATCTTTGAAAAGGTCTTGCAGCAGCTTTTCAATACCTATTGTCTGGAAATGACCTTTGAGCAATATGTACTTGTGGGGAGCACTGTCCGTTCCTATCTTTCCTGGCTAAAGGATACGGGGCGGATAGGAGTGATTTTTGAAAACGGACAGCTGCTGTGGAACGGAATCCCATAA